GGCGACAAGCGCTTGAGGCACGCTGTCCCGCCTCACGCTAGTCGCTGGCGCGACAACCCGCAAACGGCAGCGCGGCATCTCGTCACCAGCCAAGCGGGCTGCGACAGGCGACTCAGCTTTCCAGATTGCGGGTAGCCAGCAGGCCGCTTACCGAAGTTCGCTCCTCATCGGGCGAGTGGTCGACGACCTGATGGCCGCTTAGCTCCGATCCGGCGGAGGGCTCCAGGCGTGCGAAATAGAGCAGCGCGAAGAGTGATATCACCGCGGTCAGCAGATAGGCCGGAATGAAATCACGCGCACTGACCACCGTTTCCCGATGCAGTACCAGGCAGGTGTGTAGGATCAGCGCGGCAAAGGTAATCCCGAAACTCATCGCGAGCTGCTGCGCCATGCTGGCTGCGGTGGAAGCGTTGCTGATAAGGCGCGAAGGGACGTCGGCATACGCTAGCGAATTGAGGCTAGTGTACTGCAGCGACCGAAAAAAGCCACCCACCAACAGCACGCTGCCGATTACCAGGTGAGGAGTTGCATGGGTGAACAAGGCACAAACCGCGACCGAAGCCGCGGTGATGAAGCCGTTGCCGATCAGGACCTTGCGAAAGCCGAAAATGCGCACGAAATGGTGCACGGTGAACTTCATGAGGAAGGAACCGGCCGCACTGGCAAAGGTGAGCAGGCCAGATTTAAAGGGGCTCAGCCCAAAGCCGAGCTGCAGTTGCATCGCCAGCAAAAAGGGCAACGCGCCGATCCCCATACGATAGATCATGCCACCGCCCACGGTGGCAATCGAAAAGGTCCGAATATCGAGCAACTTCAAATTCAAAATCGGATTGACCGCGCGATGGGCGTGACGCCAATAAAGCAGCAGGCTGATCACTCCAATCACCAGCGCGCTTACTACCACTCCGGTGGGCAGCATCCCGCGCCCCA
The DNA window shown above is from Candidatus Binataceae bacterium and carries:
- a CDS encoding MFS transporter, producing the protein MKGFSSGARQPAGAGPIEGVGGAYGRRPPREFVVPMIVGCALFMENLDSTVITTALPVMAHSLHQNAIALNLAITSYLLSLAVFIPVSGWVADRFGARNVFRLAIVIFTFGSMLCGVSHSLLQLVGARILQGMGGSMMVPVGRLVVLRSVDRRGLVQAMSYLTVPAILGPVIGPLLGGFIVTYYSWRWIFFMNVPICLVGIVLVSLFIPVIQADAVPPLDLPGFALTGIGLAGVVFGLETVGRGMLPTGVVVSALVIGVISLLLYWRHAHRAVNPILNLKLLDIRTFSIATVGGGMIYRMGIGALPFLLAMQLQLGFGLSPFKSGLLTFASAAGSFLMKFTVHHFVRIFGFRKVLIGNGFITAASVAVCALFTHATPHLVIGSVLLVGGFFRSLQYTSLNSLAYADVPSRLISNASTAASMAQQLAMSFGITFAALILHTCLVLHRETVVSARDFIPAYLLTAVISLFALLYFARLEPSAGSELSGHQVVDHSPDEERTSVSGLLATRNLES